ACTTGTGGACGGACTGAAGAAAGGAGAGCCGTTCCAGACCCTTCTCGGGGTGACAGGGTCAGGTAAGACCTATACAGTTGCAAATGTTATAAACCAGATCCGAAAACCTACTCTCGTTATTGCCCACAATAAAACCCTTGCTGCTCAGTTATATAATGAGTTCAGGGAATTCTTCCCTGAAAACCGCGTTGAATATTTTGTCTCATATTACGATTATTACCAGCCAGAGTCCTATCTCCCAGCAAAAGACCAGTATATTGAAAAAGATGCAATGATAAACCCGAAAATCGAACAGATGCGCCTTGCAGCCACAGCTTCCCTGATGTCAAGGCAGGACGTGATTGTGGTGGCATCCGTGTCCTGCATCTACGGTCTGGGAAATCCTGAAAACTTCCAGAAGATGGGTTTTGAACTTAAAGTTGGGGATAAGGTTCACAGAAAGGAAATCCTTGAGAAACTGATCGACATCCAGTTTGAGAGAAACGACCTTGAACTCATGCCAGGGCGCTTCAGAGTAAAAGGAGATACAATTGATATCATTCCCGGTTACTTTGATGACATAATCAGGATAGAACTTTTCGGGGACGAGGTGGACCGGATTTCCGAAGTGGACAAGCAAACCGGGCAGAGAAAAGAGGATATGGACTATTTCTTCGTCTATCCTGCCAGGCACTATGTTATCCCTGAAGAGGAACAGAAAAGCGCAATCCAGTTTATTCTTGAAGAACTTGAAGAACGTCTTCCCGAACTCGGGTTGCTTGAGTCCCACAGGTTAAAGCAGCGCACGCTCTATGATATGGAAATGATCCAGGAAACCGGCAGCTGCAAGGGGATAGAAAACTATTCAAGGCATTTTGACCATAGACAGCCTGGAGAGAAGCCTTTCTGCCTGCTTGACTATTTCCCGGATGACTTCCTTCTGGTTATTGATGAGAGCCACCAGACGATTCCGCAGCTGCACGGGATGTATAATGGGGACAGGTCAAGGAAAAAGAGCCTTGTAGATTACGGTTTCAGGCTTCCAAGTGCTTTTGACAACAGGCCCCTTAAGTTTGAAGAATTTGAAAAATACATGAAAAATGTGATCTTTGTCTCGGCAACACCTGCAGACTACGAGCGTGAACATTCTTCCCGGGTCGTGGAACAGATCATCCGCCCGACAGGCCTTGTTGACCCTGAGGTTGAAGTGCGTCCCCTTGAAGGCCAGGTCAGGGACGTTATGCAGGAGATCAGGAAAATAGTGGAGAGGGGAGATCGCGCCCTTGTGACCACGCTTACCAAAAAGCTAGCAGAAGAACTAACTGAATTCCTGGCGAAAAATGAGATCAAGGCACGCTACCTGCACTCGGATATAAAGACCATTGAAAGGACGGAAATTATCCGCGAACTGCGCCTCGGCAAGTTTGATGTACTTGTCGGTATCAACCTGCTCAGGGAAGGGCTTGATATTCCTGAAGTCGGCTTCATTGGAATCCTTGATGCAGACAAAGAAGGTTTCCTCAGGAACTCAAAGAGCCTTATCCAGATTATAGGCAGAGCAGCACGGAACTCCAGCTCAAGGGTCGTCCTCTATGCCGACAACATGACCGATTCCATCAAATCAGCAGTTCAGGAAACCGAGCGCCGCCGTTCAATGCAAATAGCTTACAACGAAGAACACGGCATTGTCCCTACAACCATCAGAAAACCAATTCGAGAAAAAGTTGTGGATATCACGGATACAAAACATATTCCGAAAACCGATATTCCAAACGTGATTATCGAACTGGATGCAGAGATGAGGGAAGCTGCTGACAGGCTGGACTTCGAGCGTGCAATCCAGGTCAGGGAACTTATAAAGAAGCTGGAAAAAGAGATAAAAGCAGTGTGAAAAGATTGTTTGAGAGATGGCTGAACATCTGGGAAGTCAGCTATCTCATCTTTTCACTGGAAAACAAATTCTTTTTGTCATATAACCATATGGCACAAGTTCATGGGATCGGGCTTAAGACCCCTTTCCTCCGAGAAACATCTCAGAATAGTCTGCTGACTTGCCGGTGCTTCCTGGGCAGGTAAAAGTAAGTCCTTTTGGTCCCAGGATGCAGGACAGTGGTTTTGCTTTTTCGAAATCCATCTTGCCTTCTTCGTCAAAAAAGTCATCGTCAACTTCCAGGTTTACGACTTTTCCTATGATGAGGGAGAACTTTTCTCTCAGGATCTCCTCTACAAGGATACATTCCGCCCAGGCAATGCACCCTTCAACACCGGGAACCTTAACTTTTTCAGAAGGACGGGTCTTCAGCCCGGCCATTTCAAACTCGTCAACCTCCGGCGGATAATTCCGGGAGCAGACCATAACAGCTTCTTCCATTCCTGCACGAGGTATATTTATAACAAATTCTCCTGTTTCACGGATGTTCATGAGAGTATCTCGCTTTATCCATGAAGCAAGTATTACTTCCTCGAGGGGGCGGAGGATTGGAGTTATATTGGACCACGGAGCTACATTCCGGACCCCATTCTTCGAGATAGTGGAAATAAGGGCAACAGGAAGGGGAAATATCTGTTCTCTTTTACCTGGCTTTAATTTCATTTTCTCACCTTACTAATTTAATTAACTCTTATAAGTTATCATATATTTAATACCATGTGTTATAAAAATTAAATATTTTACTACTAAAGACAACGTCAGTAAAAATAAATGTTTACTGTACCTGGTGGGTTATAAAATCAGAATATACAGTAAGGTCAGAATATACAGTAAGGTCAGAATATACAGAATCAATATTCTTCGATTTCACAAACAGAATAAATGCACATAAAAAACGTTAATAAGATATTAACAGTAAACTCGGTACAGTGTTTATATCTGCTTGTCTCTTTCACACCGGTTAGCATGTTACCGGGTCAGCTACTCATAAATGCCACATTCCTATCTCGATACGGGTTACATAACCAGCATAGCATATGCAACAGGTATACTGCAAATGTGTTAGATAGAATTCCGACGCCGAAACTGTAACATTAATAAGATTCCACTGCATTCAGGTTCCAATATTCCCCTCAATAACTCTACCGGTTGCATAAATTATAGATTGATTTTCATTGTTAACAGCAGAAAAAAATACTGCACGAATGACTTTGTAGGAATAAATTTATTTTATTTAAATCTTTCTTTTATTTTCGTATTTTCGTGAGTTCAATATTTGATTATCACTTTTCATAGTCAGAATTGCCGGAGTCTTCATCTTCAAATCCTTTCTCATCTCTTTCTGAATATCCAGTTACTTCTATTCTTCTTGCATCTTATCTTTCCTATTCTGCGTTCATGAACTTCTTTTCTATTGAGGCTCACCTGCCTGTTTCCTATGATTTTTTTGCATTATATTTTGCTTAGAAAAACAGGCTATGAGTATTAAATTAGAGAAAGTAAAAAGATTAACCTCAGACTGATCCTGGAAATATAAGCAACTGATCAAAATTCAGTATCAAAAGCCATCCTCGGTCATCCCTTATTTTTTTAAAATATTGTCTATATTATTTTACAGAACTTTAATATCAATAATTTTCATAATTTAATCACATATTAAACGGCTATAGATGTTGATTATTACATTTTTTGTACCTATACTGTTTGAAATATATTAAACTAAATAAGTTTATCTCTTTATAGATTAATAAAATCACATTCATTTTATTCTCTAAAGGAGGTTTTGACTGGTGAGGTTAAAAATCATAAATGGAACGTTGATATTGCTATGTCTCATTTTGTTGACAGGTACAGCTTTAGCTGCTGATTATTCTGCTGTGCTTGATACGTGTAATGAAGCTGGCGGTGAAAATATACAATATGTTACTGCAAGTATTTCAGGCGATGTGGCAACTTTTACCACGAAGGGAATAGGTACTTATCCGACTGGTTGGTTTGATGTGGCAGGCCTTCCTGAAGGCGTAACAGTGGTTTCAGTGCAAGATAAAGATGGCAATACTCTAATCCGCGGCGACGATTATACAGTAAGTACAAGTGCTAATATTGATGGTTTTCGATATCCAGGTACTCATACTAAAATAGTCTTTTCTACAGCTGACTTTACTAGTAGCACTTCGAGTCCAGAAGAGAAGGCTAGACTTTCTCAAGTCAAAGTTAAATTTTCTGGGACATTTACGTATCCTGAAGCGCTAGCTTTTGGTGCTCATGTTGCTTGGGGAATAGCAATAAATGGTCTGGACAGTGCTAAATACATGGGTTATGGTGGTACTACTACACAAGTTCCTGAATTCCCCACAATGGCCCTTCCTGTTGCAGCAATACTGGGTCTAATGTTTATTTTCGGGCGCAAAAAACAAGAATAAAAGAGTAATTTTTAGGGCGCGAATTCCTTTTAGAATTAAAATTTTTCTTTTTTTCCTTCTTTTTTTCCTTCTTTTTTTCTCTTTTTTGGAATTCCCCTCTCCTGGGTTTTATTCTTCGCAGAAGATTACTCAGATTATATATCAAGCAAAAAATTAGGCTCTGTAGAAAACCTATGAAATAACAAATCTACATTAGTTTGAACTGGGTCTTGTGATCTATATTTTCAGTAGTTAGCCTTAGCCCTTCTTAGCCCTTAACACTGATTCAGATAGGTTTTCTACAGAGCCAAAAATTAAAAGATTTAAATCTAAGTAAGAAAACTGAGTATGAAATAACTTTTTTTCCTGAAATATCTTCCTGAAAGCTCATTTTAGTAATATCCACCGTACTTTTCATTAATTTCCCTAGCAGTATTGTAGGCATCGTAGAGGTTATAAATCCAGAAAAGCGGATAAAGGACGTAACCTACTAAAACTACTGTAAGGAAGCCGAAAATTGAGGCAAGAATAATAAAAATGATCCCTTTCATTATCTGCCCATTGTAAATTTGTCCGAGACCCGGAATAAAGAATGACAGTACACGGCGGCACCCGGATTTTTTCGTGGTTGAGGCATATTACACACTCTTATGCAGGCTTCTGATTTTTGGTTATCTCTTTACTTGAAGATACCTTTACTTATTTGATACTAAATATATTTGTTTAATAATAAAAAGGTGAACATAATAATTAAACATAATAAGCTACAAAGAAGCGGTAAGCAACCTTAATTTCGTCTATTTCTCCGGTCTCCAGTTCAAAATCCTTTTGATCGGTTCTGTAAACTTTTTCTCCAAAGTCTTTGAATGTCGTTTCACATCTAATGTTTTCGGGCAGCTGGGTTTCAAAGTTTTTACATTTTTCGCAGATCTCTCCAGTAAGGCTTTTTGTTTCTTCGGGACTGAAGGTCTTTTTGTTTTCAGGTATGTAATTTACTTCAATCGTCAGTTCTTCTTTGCTGAGAAGGTCTGCCCAGAAACCGGAAAGTTCTGTACCTTCTATCCTGTAGTCCTGAAGTTCAAAGCTTCTGGTTATGGTGTTCTTGATCTTGCCCTCGTTCATATGCTTAGTTTAGAGAGTGGACCTATATAAACTATCTCAAAAAAGAAAAACAAAAATAAATTATTACTAAACAGCAAACTTAAAAGTGTCCTGTAAATATCCTGAAGATTCAGTTATGCTTTTGATCACACGAAAGAAATTTTTATATCTGTGATTTCGGAATTGCTGCCAATTCGTATTGGAGGACCCCATGTGCCGAAACCGGCTGAAACAATTATTTGACATTCTCCCTTTTTTAAATAACCCCAGCTGTTTTCGAATACACGTTTAGAGATTAAAGTATTGGGAAAAAACTGTCCAGCGTGCGTATGCCCGGATAACTGTAAATCGATTCCATTTAGCTGTCCCTCCTTCAGATTAATGGGCTGGTGGTCTAGCAAAATGATCGGAAGAGTGTGATCTATGCCATCTACAAGCCTGGACAGCTCCAGTCGCTTTTTTCCATTCATTCTGCCTGCCACCCGGTCATCTCGACCAGCTACATAAAAATGGTTATTTACTTTTATGCATTTGTCAACCAGTACATGAATGCCAGCCTGTTGCAGATATTCCACTGCCAGCTCATTATTGCCGCCAATGTATTCATGGTTTCCAAGAACTGCATACACGCCGTATCTGGATTTCAACTTTTTCAATATCTCCGGCATTTTATTGCTGGCAAATAGCCTTACATCTTCATCTATAGTATCTCCGGCAAGAAATACGACATCCGGATCAAGTTCGTTAATTCTGTTAACCATCTCTTTGAGGCGATCTTTATCAACAACCAGACCAAGGTGTATGTCGGATACCATGACAGCATGGAGCTCTGGTAAATCAGGTACTGATTTTTTGATTGTGATATCGTAGTGTACGATGCGCGGATGACGCGCATTCCAGGTTCCGTATAGCAAAAGAAGAAAGACAAGAAGCAAAACTGCAAGTCCAAAGTAAAATGAGGGGTATTTAATTATCCGAGTAGCGGGGAAGATGAGACTGGTTAAGAAATGAAGAACGTCAATACCAGCCCATATCAGGAGCGAATAATAAACAGCACCAACCCAGTAGTTTCCCGTTACAGCAAAGAGATCATTAACGTATCCGGGATAAAACCTCTTTCCTAACCTGCCTGCAAAAAGCGATATCACAAGAAACGCATAACCGCTCCAGTAGAACAAAGAATAAGGCTCTATAAGGCTCTGTATTGATTGAAAAAAGCGCAAACCTACATAGTAATTTCCGGCAGCATAGATTGAGACAAAAATAGTAAAAATAGCGGGAAAAAGTAAACCTGTTTTTCCGTTATTCCCTCTTTTGTCTGTCATCGTATACGGTCTTATTTACTGCTTTATTTAATTTTCCGGCAAAATATTCTTCTAATTCCAGTATTCGTCTAATTCAAATATTCTTCTAACTCAAATACTCTTTTGATTAAAACCAATGCCTGAGAAGAGGCATCGATCATTAAGATTTTATTACAGTTTTCAGTATTTTTGTTTTTATGTTTTTGTTTTTAAATTTTCTTAAGCATGAGAGACATGATTCCTGGCTTTGAAGGGCTCATTGTCTGTGGCATAAACATATCCATTCCGCCTGATCCGAACATCTCCTGGTTCACCCGATCAGTTATTTCGTCAAAAATCATTTTATAAGCAATGCAGTGCGGGTCAACAGCTTTTATTTCCCCGTCCGTGGGCACCAGAGCGTTGTAAGGGCACCCACCCCTGCAGTATTTGATATGGGCGCATTTGCTGCATGCACTGTCCACAAATTCCTTATATTTATGCATGAGCTTCCAGGCGTCAGATTGAGCAAGGTCTGCCATGGTCGGGCGGTCGTGAACGTTTCCCATGACATATTCTGGCATGCCTACAAAGCGGTAGCAGGGGTATATGCCTCCGTCTGGGCCAACCGCAAAAGTATCTCCCATGCAGTCTACGAAGGTGCAGACAGTGCCTCTGCCTGTGAAAACGCATTTGCACATATGGTCAATATTCATGACTTCAATCCTGCCCAGGTTTTCGAGGTACTTATCAAGAAGGTAAATTAAAAGATTCCCGTATTCCACAGGGTCAAGTGCCCATTTTTCCGGGTTGTCACCTTTTAAAGACGGCAGGCAGGGGTGCAGTTTAAGTGTCAGGTCTTTTTCCAGGTAAAAATTGAAAATATCCTCTTTGAATTTCACGGAATGGGATGTGAAGGTTGCGATGAATCTCACAGTAAGCCCGTGATCCTTTGCAATTTCATAGCCTTTCATGGTCTTTTCATAGTAGCCCTTTCCCCTCTGAAGGTCGTTAAGCTCCTGAGGGCCGTCCAGACTGGAACCGATAGGGACATTGTACCTGGCAAAAATCTCGGCTATTTCAGGTGTAAGTTTCCAGAGGTTTGTCTGTATGGCAAAAGCAATATTTCTGGGACTTAAACCTTCAGCAAGTAACGGCAAGGCTTCCCTGTAAAATTTCTCTCCTGCAAGGAGCGGCTCTCCGCCATGAAAAGTAAAAGTAACGGAATCCTGCCTGAATATTTTGAGCCATTCAACCACCTCTTTAATGGTTTCGATGCTCATGATAGGAGATTTTTCTTCCGAACTCCAGCAATAATTACAGTTAGCGGGACAGCCAAGGGTAGGGATCAGCATCACATGAAAAGGCATATTTAAAGCACCCTTTTTTTAAGCTTCTTTAAATTATTAGTAGTTTTCTAAAAGTAGCCCCTTACACCCGCCAGATAGTAAATATTTTTTCTCTGATGATTTTCAGTATAATTCTGGATATCTCTAATTCTGGATATCTCTACTTAATTTTCTTCAATCCCGTTTGACGCTTATCATTTTCTTTTTAACTTTTTTGCGGGGCAGTTTTTCAGTTAGGACAATTTTTCGGTTAGAACAGTTTTTTAGTTATGAGAGTCTTTTAGTTATGACAGTTTTTTAGTTATGACAGTTTTTTCTATCAGATCCCTCGAGCACGATTCCTTCAAACCTGCATCTTGAAATTTTCCCTTCACGAAAAGCATAAAGAAAAATCTTGAAAAGCGCATAAAGCCTGAAATAAAAAGCCAGCACGACTGGAGAGCGAAAGCCGCTTATATATACCAGTTTCTTATCATCCCTGATAGAATTGTCAAGGAACATTACTGTTCCGTCAAAGTTCTCTCTTTCAAGCGTACTCCCTCTGGGGAGGCGGGGTCCCAGCACAACTACATCCTCTTCCATGCCGTCCGGGCCTGTTGTGCCTTCAATGAAGCCGTAATTAAAGATCGTGGGTAAGGGAGAAAAGAAAGCTCTTTCGTAGCCTTTGTCTGTTTTCTGGTATTTCCAAAAACTGTATTTGGGAGTTTCTATTACTATTTTCATGGAAAATTTCCTGTATATAATTCGGAAGCAGCCTTCTATAATCACTTCTGTCTATCTTCTTTTCCATCCATTTAAGCCTTTTAATTTTGAGCCGTATATCACTTATTCGTTTTCAATCAACTACTATTAAGAACTTAATTCTTTTGTTTAAAATGCTCATCAAAACCAATTGGATGAGATTGAATAAGAGGGACTTCAACGGTTTTTGGAAAAATTATATATTAAATCGACTCTTCTCAAAAAAGAGAAAATGGAAGAGAGTGAAATCTTAGAATATTTTCCGAAAAAATATCTGCCCAGGGATGCACAAATAGCTGTGCTTACAGGCATAGAAAAAGCGATTAAACAGGGAAAGAAATACATTTTAATTCAGGCTCCTACTGGGGTGGGAAAAAGCGCTATTGCTTATACTGTGATGAAGTATTTTGGGGAGGGATATGTCTGCACAGCTACAAAATCACTGCAGGATCAGTATCTGGCCGATTTCCCAGATCTACTGACGGTGAAGGGCCGTTCCAACTACATATGTAAAACCAGGAATGATGGAAAAACCTGTGATCTTGGAGCCTGTGTGGTTCAGGACTTAATGTGCTCTCGAAAACCTGGGACAAAAGAGACAAAATATCCTGCTTATTATTCTGAAAGAGACCATTGTACTAAATACTGGACAGGACCCACCGGGGACCCGGAAAGATGTGATTACTGGATAGACAAGGCAAAAGCCCTGAATAATTTTGGAGTGGTCCACAATTACCAGTATCTATTGCATGAGGCTAATTTTGCAGGGGATTTCGTAGGAAGAAAGATCCTGATTTCAGATGAAGGGCACAATATAGAAGCTATGATTATTGCATTTATCAAAGTTCCTATCGTATATGAAAATTTAACTTTAATTAATAAGTTTCTAGGCGATTTTAAAATACAGTTCGTGACTCCCGATTCTGA
This window of the Methanosarcina mazei S-6 genome carries:
- a CDS encoding metallophosphoesterase encodes the protein MTDKRGNNGKTGLLFPAIFTIFVSIYAAGNYYVGLRFFQSIQSLIEPYSLFYWSGYAFLVISLFAGRLGKRFYPGYVNDLFAVTGNYWVGAVYYSLLIWAGIDVLHFLTSLIFPATRIIKYPSFYFGLAVLLLVFLLLLYGTWNARHPRIVHYDITIKKSVPDLPELHAVMVSDIHLGLVVDKDRLKEMVNRINELDPDVVFLAGDTIDEDVRLFASNKMPEILKKLKSRYGVYAVLGNHEYIGGNNELAVEYLQQAGIHVLVDKCIKVNNHFYVAGRDDRVAGRMNGKKRLELSRLVDGIDHTLPIILLDHQPINLKEGQLNGIDLQLSGHTHAGQFFPNTLISKRVFENSWGYLKKGECQIIVSAGFGTWGPPIRIGSNSEITDIKISFV
- a CDS encoding PEF-CTERM sorting domain-containing protein, which gives rise to MRLKIINGTLILLCLILLTGTALAADYSAVLDTCNEAGGENIQYVTASISGDVATFTTKGIGTYPTGWFDVAGLPEGVTVVSVQDKDGNTLIRGDDYTVSTSANIDGFRYPGTHTKIVFSTADFTSSTSSPEEKARLSQVKVKFSGTFTYPEALAFGAHVAWGIAINGLDSAKYMGYGGTTTQVPEFPTMALPVAAILGLMFIFGRKKQE
- a CDS encoding flavin reductase family protein, which codes for MKLKPGKREQIFPLPVALISTISKNGVRNVAPWSNITPILRPLEEVILASWIKRDTLMNIRETGEFVINIPRAGMEEAVMVCSRNYPPEVDEFEMAGLKTRPSEKVKVPGVEGCIAWAECILVEEILREKFSLIIGKVVNLEVDDDFFDEEGKMDFEKAKPLSCILGPKGLTFTCPGSTGKSADYSEMFLGGKGS
- the uvrB gene encoding excinuclease ABC subunit UvrB, with the translated sequence MKVSSQTTGELAENKFETIYDERYWESPPFKLVSDFEPKGSQPEAIEKLVDGLKKGEPFQTLLGVTGSGKTYTVANVINQIRKPTLVIAHNKTLAAQLYNEFREFFPENRVEYFVSYYDYYQPESYLPAKDQYIEKDAMINPKIEQMRLAATASLMSRQDVIVVASVSCIYGLGNPENFQKMGFELKVGDKVHRKEILEKLIDIQFERNDLELMPGRFRVKGDTIDIIPGYFDDIIRIELFGDEVDRISEVDKQTGQRKEDMDYFFVYPARHYVIPEEEQKSAIQFILEELEERLPELGLLESHRLKQRTLYDMEMIQETGSCKGIENYSRHFDHRQPGEKPFCLLDYFPDDFLLVIDESHQTIPQLHGMYNGDRSRKKSLVDYGFRLPSAFDNRPLKFEEFEKYMKNVIFVSATPADYEREHSSRVVEQIIRPTGLVDPEVEVRPLEGQVRDVMQEIRKIVERGDRALVTTLTKKLAEELTEFLAKNEIKARYLHSDIKTIERTEIIRELRLGKFDVLVGINLLREGLDIPEVGFIGILDADKEGFLRNSKSLIQIIGRAARNSSSRVVLYADNMTDSIKSAVQETERRRSMQIAYNEEHGIVPTTIRKPIREKVVDITDTKHIPKTDIPNVIIELDAEMREAADRLDFERAIQVRELIKKLEKEIKAV
- a CDS encoding TIGR04083 family peptide-modifying radical SAM enzyme, giving the protein MPFHVMLIPTLGCPANCNYCWSSEEKSPIMSIETIKEVVEWLKIFRQDSVTFTFHGGEPLLAGEKFYREALPLLAEGLSPRNIAFAIQTNLWKLTPEIAEIFARYNVPIGSSLDGPQELNDLQRGKGYYEKTMKGYEIAKDHGLTVRFIATFTSHSVKFKEDIFNFYLEKDLTLKLHPCLPSLKGDNPEKWALDPVEYGNLLIYLLDKYLENLGRIEVMNIDHMCKCVFTGRGTVCTFVDCMGDTFAVGPDGGIYPCYRFVGMPEYVMGNVHDRPTMADLAQSDAWKLMHKYKEFVDSACSKCAHIKYCRGGCPYNALVPTDGEIKAVDPHCIAYKMIFDEITDRVNQEMFGSGGMDMFMPQTMSPSKPGIMSLMLKKI
- a CDS encoding inorganic diphosphatase, producing the protein MKIVIETPKYSFWKYQKTDKGYERAFFSPLPTIFNYGFIEGTTGPDGMEEDVVVLGPRLPRGSTLERENFDGTVMFLDNSIRDDKKLVYISGFRSPVVLAFYFRLYALFKIFLYAFREGKISRCRFEGIVLEGSDRKNCHN